One Acetobacter ghanensis DNA window includes the following coding sequences:
- a CDS encoding outer membrane beta-barrel protein, protein MFSVLPDTGFAQIPDQPVGDEERPLTAVSTQEEADTGNIFHRKPGQPHSYWDNLVGHLSVEASVTGNPWTKSGRNFGQFYADRSNTVTMNQILGSLSHPVEDVGHGYGIGFVFESLYGSDARFDPTAGMASGALNSLYQWIPTQAHVDFKLPWIFKNGIDLQIGQQYGLLGSEGTPALARPFYTFNYASDYIVPFEVVGITATMHVTDKMDWIVGIDAGNSTTFGKYGNNSRPKGTFGFAWNNLLDGKLNMHILGHFGPQGNNGRALTSPDGYWTSAGMGKIANQKMQYNADFLATYHLNKAMSVTVDGTYLHDDLTRDDVYGVSTYFAYDINPSLTFNARGEIFRDNTGAVITEYSSFTSFTKAITNQPYPYYIAEPTTYGELTVGATYRPDFINRHVSFGSFSFRPEIRLDKSLNGTHPFNRAPAAGEYVVTNGTNNMLWFNCDAIWAF, encoded by the coding sequence ATGTTTTCTGTTCTTCCTGATACAGGTTTTGCGCAGATCCCCGACCAGCCAGTTGGGGACGAGGAGCGTCCCCTAACGGCTGTTTCCACGCAGGAGGAAGCCGATACCGGCAACATCTTCCATCGCAAACCGGGTCAGCCCCATTCCTATTGGGATAATCTTGTTGGGCATCTCTCGGTTGAGGCCAGTGTGACCGGTAACCCATGGACCAAGTCAGGGCGCAATTTCGGACAATTTTATGCTGATCGTTCCAACACCGTAACAATGAACCAGATTTTGGGGTCTCTGTCGCATCCCGTTGAGGACGTGGGGCATGGTTATGGCATCGGTTTTGTATTCGAAAGTCTTTATGGGTCCGATGCCCGCTTTGACCCCACGGCCGGTATGGCCTCAGGCGCTCTGAACAGTCTTTATCAATGGATACCAACTCAGGCGCATGTTGACTTCAAGCTGCCATGGATTTTTAAAAATGGTATTGATTTACAGATTGGTCAGCAATACGGCCTTCTTGGATCGGAGGGCACTCCGGCCCTTGCCCGTCCGTTTTATACCTTTAATTATGCGTCTGATTACATTGTCCCCTTTGAAGTGGTGGGGATTACGGCAACTATGCATGTTACCGATAAGATGGACTGGATTGTTGGCATAGATGCTGGCAACTCAACCACATTTGGGAAATATGGAAATAATAGCCGACCAAAGGGAACATTCGGATTTGCGTGGAATAATTTGCTGGATGGCAAACTCAACATGCACATTCTGGGGCATTTTGGACCGCAGGGCAATAATGGGCGAGCACTAACCTCTCCAGACGGTTATTGGACCAGCGCAGGTATGGGAAAAATTGCCAACCAGAAAATGCAATATAATGCAGACTTTCTGGCAACATATCATCTGAACAAAGCCATGAGTGTTACGGTTGATGGTACATATCTGCACGATGACCTGACGCGGGACGACGTGTATGGCGTTTCAACATACTTTGCTTACGATATTAATCCGTCGTTGACATTCAATGCGCGTGGAGAAATATTCCGTGACAATACAGGCGCAGTAATAACAGAATACTCAAGCTTTACATCGTTTACCAAAGCAATAACCAACCAGCCATATCCATATTATATTGCAGAGCCGACGACCTATGGTGAACTCACGGTGGGTGCCACGTATCGCCCGGACTTCATTAACCGGCATGTCAGCTTTGGCTCGTTCTCATTCCGGCCGGAAATCCGGCTTGATAAATCTCTCAATGGCACGCATCCGTTTAACCGTGCGCCAGCAGCAGGAGAGTATGTTGTAACCAACGGCACCAACAATATGCTTTGGTTCAACTGTGATGCCATCTGGGCTTTCTAA
- the atzF gene encoding allophanate hydrolase, with translation MMIFPDMLQIDPLVASCRKGTLTPTDIVKEVLARVEAYNRVDPAVWITLVPADRLLARAAELESLSASDLPFYGVPFAVKDNIDVVGLPTTAACPAFAYTARESAEVVRCLEAAGAIVIGKTNLDQFATGLVGMRSPYGQPHSVFGSEYVSGGSSSGSAVAVAAGLVSFALGTDTAGSGRVPAAFNNIVGLKPTRGVLSTHGLVPACESLDCISIFASSTADALQVEQVARAPDIRVPYSRAMDPRKLPYGTFRFGILHKEDRFFDGCPASAVLYERAIQQLEELGGTAVELDFAPLKETAELLYSGPFVVERLTALEDFYHEHRGDMDPTVGQIFDGANKYSATDVFKGIYHQNLLKQEVDRMWNAFDVMVLPTAPRIVTKQEVAAQPIAVNSMLGTYTNFVNLLDMAACAVPAGFTPDGLPFGVTLIGPSFTDDDLALLAGRFHAVSGNTSGMNNVAVTSSTCTASTEAAPGNVLLAVVGAHLKGFPLHWQLEKEHAVLRATTRTAPDYRLFALPDAVPPKPGLVREKGFVGPGLEVEVYELDAAGFGRFVSALPQPMAIGKITLADGCEVSGFLCSEAIARSGKDITASGGWRYATL, from the coding sequence ATGATGATTTTTCCAGATATGTTGCAGATTGATCCCCTTGTTGCGTCCTGCCGCAAGGGAACATTGACGCCGACTGATATTGTCAAGGAGGTTCTGGCGCGGGTTGAGGCCTACAACCGCGTTGACCCCGCTGTATGGATCACCCTTGTTCCTGCTGATCGTCTGCTGGCCAGGGCTGCCGAACTGGAAAGCCTGTCAGCTAGTGATCTGCCGTTTTATGGTGTTCCATTTGCGGTTAAAGACAATATTGATGTGGTCGGTCTGCCGACAACCGCAGCCTGCCCGGCCTTTGCTTATACAGCTCGGGAAAGTGCGGAGGTCGTGCGTTGTCTGGAGGCTGCAGGCGCTATTGTTATCGGCAAGACAAATCTGGACCAGTTTGCAACCGGGTTGGTGGGGATGCGCTCGCCCTATGGTCAACCTCATTCCGTTTTTGGGAGCGAATATGTATCTGGCGGCTCAAGTTCAGGGTCAGCCGTAGCGGTTGCCGCCGGTCTGGTCTCTTTTGCACTGGGTACAGATACGGCTGGTTCGGGGCGCGTACCAGCGGCATTCAATAATATTGTGGGGCTTAAACCGACGCGGGGAGTGCTGAGCACGCATGGGCTTGTACCTGCGTGTGAATCTCTGGACTGTATTTCCATCTTTGCGTCTTCAACGGCGGACGCATTGCAGGTGGAGCAGGTCGCCAGAGCGCCTGATATTCGGGTTCCTTACTCGCGTGCTATGGATCCGCGCAAATTACCATATGGAACTTTCCGTTTTGGTATCCTGCATAAGGAAGACCGTTTTTTTGATGGTTGCCCGGCAAGTGCCGTGTTGTATGAGCGTGCGATTCAGCAACTGGAAGAGTTGGGCGGCACGGCCGTGGAACTGGATTTTGCTCCCCTGAAGGAAACCGCGGAGTTGCTCTATAGCGGTCCATTTGTTGTGGAGCGTTTGACGGCGCTTGAGGATTTTTACCACGAACACCGTGGGGATATGGACCCCACGGTGGGCCAAATTTTTGATGGCGCCAACAAATACTCTGCAACGGACGTCTTCAAAGGTATTTACCACCAGAACCTGCTCAAGCAGGAAGTGGATAGAATGTGGAATGCGTTTGATGTCATGGTGCTGCCAACCGCACCGCGTATAGTGACAAAGCAGGAAGTAGCCGCACAACCCATTGCTGTAAACTCCATGCTTGGGACGTATACCAACTTCGTTAATCTGCTTGATATGGCTGCTTGTGCTGTGCCCGCAGGCTTTACGCCGGACGGTTTGCCATTTGGTGTTACGCTTATAGGCCCTTCTTTTACGGATGATGATCTGGCTCTACTCGCCGGTCGTTTTCATGCCGTGTCGGGGAATACCAGCGGCATGAATAATGTTGCTGTGACATCCAGCACATGTACAGCCAGCACCGAGGCCGCTCCGGGCAATGTGCTTTTGGCCGTTGTTGGCGCTCACCTGAAGGGTTTTCCTTTGCACTGGCAGTTGGAGAAAGAACACGCAGTTCTAAGGGCGACGACGCGCACAGCACCGGACTACCGTCTTTTTGCCCTGCCAGACGCAGTTCCCCCCAAACCGGGCCTTGTGCGGGAAAAAGGTTTTGTGGGCCCCGGCCTTGAAGTGGAAGTTTACGAGCTGGATGCCGCAGGGTTTGGCCGCTTTGTTTCAGCACTGCCTCAACCTATGGCCATCGGAAAAATTACGTTGGCCGATGGGTGTGAAGTGAGCGGCTTTTTGTGCAGCGAAGCCATCGCGCGGAGCGGTAAGGACATTACCGCTAGTGGTGGATGGCGCTATGCAACGCTCTAG
- a CDS encoding urea amidolyase associated protein UAAP2, with protein MSEHDVSKVFSKITLDQVVAARTPWSGVVRKGQVLRIIDLESQQAVDALFYNAHAYHERYSAQDTLVNQGSAYIGKGTCLYSNQGNVLMTVVDDTCGRHDTLAGACSCESNTVRFGHETKYMHACRENFLLEVGKYGMGKRDIVNNVNFFMNVPILQNGELVIDDGLSDPGGYVDLRAEMDTLVVISNCPQVNNPCNGFVPTPIRVVIGDPASI; from the coding sequence ATGTCAGAACATGATGTCAGCAAGGTCTTTTCAAAAATAACGCTCGATCAGGTTGTCGCTGCACGCACACCATGGTCCGGGGTGGTGCGTAAAGGGCAGGTGCTCCGTATTATTGATCTGGAAAGCCAGCAGGCAGTGGATGCCTTGTTTTACAACGCACATGCGTACCATGAACGTTACAGTGCACAGGATACTCTGGTTAATCAGGGTTCTGCCTATATTGGAAAAGGGACCTGCCTGTATTCCAACCAGGGCAATGTACTGATGACAGTGGTGGACGACACCTGTGGGCGGCATGACACACTGGCAGGTGCCTGTAGTTGTGAGTCCAATACTGTGCGTTTTGGCCACGAGACAAAATACATGCACGCTTGCCGTGAAAACTTCCTTCTGGAAGTTGGAAAATACGGAATGGGAAAGCGTGACATTGTGAATAATGTTAACTTTTTCATGAATGTTCCCATCTTGCAGAATGGGGAACTGGTTATTGATGATGGGTTGTCTGACCCCGGTGGTTATGTGGACCTGCGGGCAGAGATGGATACTCTGGTCGTTATTTCCAATTGCCCGCAGGTCAATAACCCCTGCAACGGTTTTGTGCCGACCCCCATTCGCGTCGTTATCGGCGATCCCGCTTCGATCTGA
- a CDS encoding acetyl-CoA carboxylase biotin carboxyl carrier protein yields the protein MEKPVTFPHFDTLPSPQEIVQITHWLQQAGLHELELKNSQGLHLRLVAGGGSQPVSPPPNVQTTEPAEPATTPVTTPYFGHLLLQDPATKKAFAPVGHTVREGESVALLGLGSITVAVHAPCAGVVSNITAQEGELVGYGRTIMSIKPA from the coding sequence ATGGAAAAGCCCGTCACGTTCCCTCACTTTGATACTCTGCCAAGCCCGCAGGAGATTGTGCAGATTACGCATTGGCTGCAACAGGCTGGCCTGCATGAACTGGAACTTAAAAACAGTCAGGGGCTGCATCTGCGCCTTGTGGCTGGAGGAGGCTCCCAGCCCGTCAGCCCGCCCCCCAATGTGCAGACGACAGAACCGGCAGAGCCAGCAACAACACCTGTGACGACGCCTTATTTCGGGCATCTGCTTTTGCAGGACCCTGCGACCAAAAAAGCATTTGCTCCAGTAGGTCATACGGTACGGGAAGGAGAAAGTGTGGCGCTTCTTGGCCTCGGCAGCATCACTGTTGCCGTGCACGCTCCGTGCGCTGGTGTTGTTAGCAATATTACCGCACAGGAAGGGGAACTGGTTGGGTATGGACGGACCATAATGTCCATTAAGCCAGCATAA
- a CDS encoding 5-oxoprolinase/urea amidolyase family protein → MFTKVLIANRGEIVRRVSRTLKRMGIASVAVCSEADRFTPPVLEADEAILVGPAAVSDSYLNMDAILQACVSTGAQAVHPGYGFLSERAEFAEKLAEHGIRFMGPRPEHMRAFGLKHTARALAQQNNVPLLPGTDILNSVEEALEAAARIGYPVMLKSTAGGGGIGMQICHDDAELRDCFAAVSRMGGNNFGDARVFLEKFISCARHVEVQVFGDGRGNVLTLGERDCSLQRRNQKVIEETPAPGLSDATRAGLREAARALCAAVAYESAGTVEFIYDTESGAFYFLEVNTRLQVEHCVTEEIFGIDLVEWMARQADGSLVLPPQDSLVPRGAAVEARIYAENAAENFRPSTGRLTEVEFAQGVRVDGWIETGTEVTPYYDPMLAKVIARGATRDEAFANLHAALTVTRISGLESNLDYLRAVTANKAVRDGDVFTGLLNGFAYTPATIEVIAPGLQSTVQDWPGRVGYWDVGVPPSGPMDDRSFRLANKIVGNAEGAPALEFTASGPVLRFNASATIGLAGAFMPATLDGKDVPYWEPIAVNAGQVLALGQIKGAGHRTYLAICGGIDAPLYLGSSATFMLGQFGGHATGQLRTGDVLRMVSPAAEAAAPRQIAPEERPELTRIWTLGVMYGPHGAPDFFQDDDIADLFSSDYEVHFNSARTGVRLIGPKPRWARTDGGEAGLHPSNIHDNAYAIGAIDFTGDMPILLGPDGPSLGGFVCPAVLTHDELWKMGQLHPGDKVRFQRVQPEPLNVVFLPEPITGDSPILFRSEGDIPVVYRRAGDRYLLLEFGPPELDIALRLRVQLVLEQLKTAAVGGILDLTPGIRSLQVHYNPDVLPLPALLELLHGIEQALPSGDDDIVVPSRIVYLPVSWNDEQAQLAMQRYQELVRPNAPWCPSNIEFIRRINGLPSVEAVKDIIFNASYLVMGLGDVYLGAPVATPIDPRHRLVTTKYNPARTWTPDNVVGIGGSYMCIYGMEGPGGYQLFGRTTQVWNTWRTTDVFHEGTPWLLRFFDQIRFYPVSHDELMEARAAFPYGRFSVKIEETQFSLSEYRAFLEANKEEIAQASARQQAAFEAERQDWIAKGLDTFEEEANTTQADESILPEGYMGVDSPVPGSVWQLKVAVGDHVKAGDAVAIIESMKTEMKITSPATGVVKDILCRKGREVRGGERIMVVCTV, encoded by the coding sequence ATGTTCACAAAGGTTCTTATTGCCAATCGTGGCGAAATCGTTCGTCGTGTAAGCCGGACACTCAAACGGATGGGTATTGCCTCCGTTGCTGTGTGCTCTGAAGCAGATCGGTTTACGCCACCGGTTCTGGAGGCGGATGAAGCTATTCTGGTTGGCCCGGCCGCCGTGAGCGATAGTTACCTGAACATGGATGCCATCCTGCAGGCCTGTGTCAGCACAGGGGCGCAGGCTGTTCACCCCGGTTATGGTTTTTTAAGTGAGCGGGCCGAGTTTGCCGAAAAACTTGCAGAACACGGCATACGCTTTATGGGGCCACGTCCGGAGCATATGCGGGCATTTGGTCTTAAGCATACTGCGCGAGCACTGGCCCAGCAGAACAATGTGCCATTGCTGCCCGGTACGGATATTTTGAACAGCGTGGAGGAAGCGCTGGAGGCTGCCGCCCGGATTGGGTATCCGGTCATGCTGAAAAGCACGGCAGGTGGCGGTGGCATTGGTATGCAGATCTGCCACGATGATGCCGAACTGCGTGACTGCTTTGCCGCAGTCTCACGCATGGGGGGCAACAACTTTGGCGATGCCCGTGTGTTTCTGGAAAAATTCATTTCCTGTGCCCGCCATGTTGAAGTGCAGGTCTTTGGTGATGGGCGCGGGAACGTGCTGACATTGGGGGAGCGGGACTGCTCCCTCCAGCGCCGTAACCAGAAGGTCATTGAGGAAACACCCGCTCCGGGGCTGTCTGACGCAACGCGGGCAGGCCTGCGGGAGGCTGCCCGTGCCCTGTGCGCCGCAGTTGCCTACGAATCTGCCGGGACTGTGGAGTTTATTTACGATACGGAAAGCGGCGCATTCTATTTTCTTGAGGTCAATACAAGGCTTCAGGTCGAGCATTGCGTAACGGAAGAAATCTTCGGAATTGATCTGGTCGAATGGATGGCCCGGCAGGCTGATGGCAGTCTGGTTCTTCCCCCACAGGATAGCCTTGTCCCCAGAGGGGCTGCGGTTGAAGCGCGTATTTATGCGGAGAATGCGGCAGAAAACTTTCGTCCCTCTACTGGGCGGCTGACTGAAGTTGAATTTGCCCAAGGTGTGCGCGTAGATGGCTGGATTGAAACCGGGACCGAGGTCACCCCGTATTACGATCCGATGCTGGCAAAAGTTATTGCCCGTGGTGCAACAAGGGATGAAGCATTTGCCAACCTCCATGCAGCATTGACGGTAACCCGTATCAGCGGTCTGGAAAGCAATCTGGATTATCTCCGTGCTGTCACAGCTAATAAAGCTGTGCGGGATGGAGACGTTTTTACCGGTCTTCTCAATGGATTTGCCTACACACCGGCAACTATCGAGGTTATTGCCCCCGGTCTTCAGTCCACTGTGCAGGATTGGCCCGGTCGGGTTGGGTATTGGGATGTTGGCGTGCCCCCCAGTGGTCCGATGGATGACCGGAGTTTCCGTCTGGCTAACAAAATTGTGGGAAATGCAGAAGGTGCGCCCGCATTGGAATTTACGGCATCTGGCCCGGTGCTGCGTTTTAATGCGTCTGCGACCATCGGTCTGGCCGGTGCGTTTATGCCCGCAACGCTGGATGGGAAGGACGTACCTTACTGGGAACCCATAGCGGTTAACGCAGGGCAGGTGCTGGCACTTGGCCAGATCAAAGGGGCAGGGCACCGTACGTATCTGGCAATCTGCGGGGGTATTGATGCTCCGCTGTATCTTGGGTCCAGTGCAACATTCATGCTTGGCCAGTTTGGTGGCCATGCCACGGGGCAATTGCGCACAGGTGATGTGCTCCGTATGGTCAGCCCTGCGGCCGAGGCTGCGGCTCCGAGGCAGATTGCACCCGAGGAGCGCCCCGAGCTGACGCGTATATGGACGCTAGGGGTCATGTATGGCCCACATGGTGCGCCGGACTTCTTTCAGGACGACGATATCGCGGACCTGTTCTCCAGTGATTATGAAGTGCACTTCAACAGTGCTCGCACGGGTGTAAGGCTGATTGGTCCAAAGCCCCGCTGGGCAAGAACAGATGGCGGGGAGGCTGGTCTGCACCCTTCCAACATTCATGATAATGCTTACGCCATTGGTGCAATAGACTTTACGGGCGATATGCCCATTCTATTAGGGCCAGATGGGCCAAGTCTTGGCGGTTTTGTCTGCCCGGCAGTGCTGACCCACGACGAACTTTGGAAAATGGGGCAACTCCACCCGGGCGACAAAGTGCGCTTCCAGCGTGTGCAGCCAGAACCCCTGAATGTTGTATTTCTGCCAGAACCCATAACTGGGGACAGCCCCATTCTGTTCCGCTCGGAAGGGGATATTCCAGTTGTTTACCGTCGGGCAGGGGACCGTTACCTACTGCTTGAATTTGGCCCACCGGAGCTGGATATTGCGTTGCGGCTACGTGTACAGCTTGTGCTGGAACAGCTCAAAACGGCTGCTGTGGGTGGTATTCTGGACCTGACTCCCGGTATTCGTTCGCTACAGGTCCATTACAACCCGGATGTGCTGCCGCTACCGGCATTGCTGGAACTCCTGCATGGAATTGAGCAGGCTCTGCCTTCAGGCGATGATGATATTGTTGTGCCGAGCCGCATAGTTTACCTGCCCGTTTCGTGGAATGATGAGCAGGCACAACTGGCCATGCAGCGGTATCAGGAGCTGGTCCGCCCGAATGCACCTTGGTGCCCTTCCAACATTGAATTTATTCGGCGCATCAATGGTCTGCCATCCGTTGAGGCGGTGAAGGATATCATTTTCAACGCTTCTTACCTCGTTATGGGGTTGGGGGATGTGTACCTCGGCGCCCCCGTCGCCACACCTATTGATCCGCGGCATAGGCTGGTCACAACCAAGTATAACCCGGCCCGCACATGGACCCCAGATAACGTGGTGGGCATTGGCGGCAGCTATATGTGCATTTATGGCATGGAAGGTCCGGGGGGATACCAGCTTTTTGGACGCACAACACAGGTTTGGAATACATGGCGTACAACGGATGTATTTCATGAAGGTACCCCGTGGCTGCTGCGCTTTTTCGACCAGATCCGTTTCTATCCTGTTTCACATGATGAGTTGATGGAGGCTAGGGCGGCTTTCCCCTACGGGCGTTTTTCGGTCAAAATTGAGGAAACGCAGTTTAGCCTATCGGAATACCGCGCTTTTCTTGAGGCCAATAAAGAGGAAATTGCGCAGGCGAGCGCCCGCCAACAGGCCGCATTTGAGGCAGAACGTCAGGACTGGATTGCAAAAGGTCTCGATACTTTCGAGGAGGAAGCCAACACAACGCAGGCAGATGAATCCATTCTTCCAGAAGGCTATATGGGGGTGGACAGTCCGGTGCCCGGTAGTGTGTGGCAGCTTAAAGTTGCAGTAGGCGACCACGTTAAGGCGGGAGACGCCGTAGCGATTATTGAATCCATGAAGACAGAAATGAAGATTACGTCCCCAGCGACAGGTGTGGTGAAGGACATTCTCTGTCGGAAAGGCCGCGAAGTGCGCGGAGGGGAACGCATTATGGTGGTTTGCACGGTATGA
- a CDS encoding LysR substrate-binding domain-containing protein — MDIRRLQAFVKIIDVGSISRAADILNIAQPALSQQLASLETAFKQKLLIRSKMGVTPTAAGLELYRHAQTLSKQLDRAMVEVSNGTGPLVGKVSVGLSPYCSGSSLALGLLQEVRQKLPGITLHLSESFDDIYSEMVMTGRVDMAIIHGAGPIKGVSFMPLMKENFFLVAHKDFAFGPDTTTPIKLSDLANIPLLAPPDYNFVRKRINVAFARKQIVPNIVAEVEALLTLRDAVAAGVGCTILPWAVASKIVVPGQSLIYPLSSPTIQEDVSLCIPESIPETEAGVAVRELLVLLAKHMVTSQNWPGTYMMDTTPD; from the coding sequence TTGGACATTAGACGTTTACAGGCATTTGTAAAAATTATTGATGTTGGCAGCATTTCCCGTGCAGCAGACATTCTGAATATTGCGCAGCCAGCACTCAGCCAGCAACTTGCATCGCTTGAGACAGCATTTAAACAAAAATTGCTTATTCGGAGCAAAATGGGGGTTACCCCTACCGCCGCCGGGCTGGAACTATACCGCCATGCCCAAACGCTAAGCAAGCAGCTTGACCGCGCCATGGTAGAAGTCAGCAATGGCACGGGGCCGCTGGTCGGCAAAGTTTCGGTTGGTCTCTCCCCCTATTGCTCCGGGTCCTCTTTAGCATTGGGGCTCTTGCAGGAGGTCCGGCAAAAGCTGCCCGGAATCACCCTCCACCTTTCCGAAAGTTTTGATGATATTTACAGTGAAATGGTCATGACCGGCAGGGTCGATATGGCCATTATTCATGGTGCTGGACCAATCAAAGGCGTCAGTTTTATGCCTTTAATGAAAGAAAATTTCTTTCTGGTCGCGCATAAGGACTTTGCCTTTGGGCCGGACACAACCACCCCCATCAAATTATCCGATCTGGCAAACATTCCCTTACTGGCACCACCAGACTACAATTTTGTACGTAAGAGAATTAACGTCGCCTTCGCCCGTAAGCAGATTGTCCCCAACATTGTTGCCGAGGTTGAAGCCCTACTGACATTGCGGGATGCCGTGGCGGCTGGGGTTGGTTGCACAATTCTGCCGTGGGCAGTCGCCAGCAAAATTGTTGTTCCGGGGCAATCACTCATTTACCCGCTCAGTAGCCCGACCATTCAGGAAGATGTTTCGCTCTGTATTCCCGAAAGTATTCCCGAAACAGAAGCCGGTGTTGCGGTGCGTGAACTACTGGTTCTTCTGGCAAAGCATATGGTTACATCACAAAACTGGCCGGGAACGTATATGATGGACACCACACCCGACTAA
- a CDS encoding pyridoxal phosphate-dependent aminotransferase, translated as MPGFADRLNGIAISASAAMTDKASALKAEGKKIVSLSSGEPDFPTPDHALDAAIAAGRAGDTKYPPQAGKPALKRAVQAKFLRDNGLDYALDEILVANGGKQIIFDAIMATCNPGDNVVLPTPYWISYADQARLAGASIVQVPCLEQNGFRLMAADLDAAITPQTKWVVLNFPNNPTGACCPKEDMQAIAKVLLKHKHVWILTDDIYEHLVYDNFEFCTIAQVEPALKSRTLTVNGVSKAYAMTGWRVGFCGGPKELIAAMNNMQGQSTSGINTLAQAAAVAALEGPQDFLRERALEYQARRNLVVGLLNAIPGIRCHKPQGAFYVYADISACMNKVSAGGRQIATDTDFVMGLLEEQQVATVQGTAYGMSPFFRLSYATDTATLEEGCSRIAAFVAGLK; from the coding sequence ATGCCGGGTTTTGCTGATCGACTGAATGGAATTGCCATTTCTGCCTCTGCAGCAATGACAGATAAAGCCTCTGCCCTAAAGGCCGAGGGGAAGAAAATTGTCAGCCTGTCTTCAGGAGAACCGGATTTTCCGACACCAGACCATGCGTTGGATGCGGCAATAGCGGCTGGCCGCGCGGGAGACACCAAATACCCGCCTCAGGCCGGTAAGCCCGCCCTTAAGCGTGCAGTGCAAGCCAAGTTCCTGCGGGATAATGGTCTGGATTATGCGTTGGACGAAATTCTTGTGGCTAACGGCGGTAAGCAGATCATTTTTGATGCCATTATGGCAACCTGTAACCCCGGTGATAATGTTGTTCTGCCGACCCCTTACTGGATCAGCTATGCCGATCAGGCTCGCCTTGCTGGAGCCAGTATTGTGCAGGTGCCTTGCCTTGAGCAGAATGGTTTCCGCCTTATGGCAGCGGACCTGGATGCCGCCATCACACCGCAGACGAAATGGGTTGTATTGAATTTCCCCAACAACCCAACGGGTGCCTGCTGTCCCAAGGAGGATATGCAGGCTATCGCAAAGGTCCTGCTTAAGCATAAGCATGTCTGGATCCTGACTGACGATATTTATGAGCATCTCGTGTATGATAATTTTGAATTCTGCACGATTGCGCAGGTTGAGCCGGCCCTTAAGTCGCGCACATTAACGGTTAATGGCGTGTCCAAGGCATATGCCATGACCGGTTGGCGGGTCGGCTTCTGCGGTGGTCCCAAAGAGCTGATTGCGGCCATGAACAACATGCAGGGGCAGTCCACAAGTGGGATCAATACTCTGGCGCAGGCTGCCGCTGTGGCTGCGTTGGAAGGGCCGCAGGATTTTCTGCGTGAGCGGGCGTTGGAATATCAGGCGCGGCGGAATCTGGTTGTTGGCCTGCTGAACGCTATTCCCGGTATTCGCTGCCATAAGCCGCAGGGGGCCTTTTATGTTTATGCCGATATCAGTGCCTGCATGAACAAGGTTTCCGCTGGTGGCAGGCAGATCGCAACAGATACGGATTTTGTTATGGGTCTTCTGGAAGAGCAGCAAGTGGCAACCGTGCAGGGGACTGCTTATGGCATGAGCCCGTTTTTCCGTCTTTCCTACGCAACAGACACCGCAACGCTGGAGGAGGGTTGCAGCCGTATTGCTGCTTTTGTGGCAGGGCTTAAGTAA